The nucleotide window CGATCAACAGCGCGGCGAAGAGCCTCGAAGCAGCCTTGGCAGCCACTACCACGGGGCTGATGGCGTCCGGGCTCCGTGACGATCATGAGATGGCGCTGACGCAGTTGCGTGAGGCTTGCCGGGTCGCACTTTCCGACTCCAAATCGGACACATCGAACAGTGCGGACGGTGGGCGGCAGATGGCCCGCTCCAGGCTGACTGTCGTGCTGGAAGTCTGCGACCGGATACTCTCGGCAGCCCAGGCCCGGGAAGTCGTGTGGATTACCAGGCCTAGCAATTTCGCGTCCGGAACCGATTTCGCGGCAGAGGACGATACCCAGCCCGCAACAGTCAACGTGGCACCCCTGTCCGTCGCCTCCCGGCTGCGTGAGGGCTTGTTCGACGGCCACACTGTGGTTCTGACTTCGGCGACGTTGGCCATCGGAAACGCATTTGATGCGGTAGCCGGATCGTTGGGACTGATGGGGGCTGGTGCACCGGCGTACTCGAGCGCGGATGTTGGAAGCCCGTTCGACTATCCGAAGCAGGGAGTGCTGTATGTGGCTTCGCATTTGCCGAAGCCTGAACGCGGAACCAGCACGGAGCAACTGGATGAACTGGAAGCACTGCTGAAGGCCTCAGGAGGCGGAGCATTGTGTCTGTTCTCTTCCCGGCGGGCAGCTGAGGAAGCGGCCGCCGAAATGCGACGGCGGATCAGCAATGAAATCCTGTGCCAGGGCGAGTCGTCGATCGCTGCCTTGGTTAAGCAGTTTGCGGCGGAACCGGATACCTGCTTGTTTGGGACGATGACACTTTGGCAGGGTGTGGACGTACCCGGAGACGCCTGCAGGTTGGTCGTCATTGACCGGATTCCGTTTCCACGTCCCGATGACCCGCTCATGACAGCGAGGACCCGTTCCGTGGCGCAAGCCGGCGGCAACGGTTTTATGGCAATCTCCGCTACCCACGCCGCAGTCCGACTGGCTCAGGGAGCTGGGCGCCTTATTCGCGCCGCAGGTGATCGCGGCATGGTCGCGGTACTGGATTCCCGTTTGGCGAATGCCCGTTATGGTGGTTTCCTCCGGTCTGCTTTGCCACCATTCTGGTCGACTAAGGACCGGAGCGTGGCGCTGCAGATTTTGGAACGGCTCTCAGCCCGTCAGCCGGGCTGATCCGCACTTCCGCCAAACGAGGCCCATGATATTACCGCGCGACTACAGACTCCGGGCGGCATGCTGGATCATAGCGGGGAGCTCCCAGGCTTGACGGATGGCCCTGTCGTCACACCCCTACCAGGAAGGCCATGGGGCGCGGCGACGGCCACCCACAGTAATCGTGACGCAGAAGACACCGGCCCTTATGATCCGGCCCGGCCGAAGAGACGGACGTCAGTGCAAGGATCATAAGGGTGCGGCGCCGCATCCGGTGTGAAAATCCCTGGCACGCGGTCGCGCGCCGGGACATCCTTGGCGAAATGCATCCGTCTATAGAGTGCGCATCACTGAAACCACTTTGCCCATGACCGTTGCATGGTCGCCAAGGATCGGTTCGTATTGGGTATTTTGTGGCAGCAACCATGTGTGGCCGTCCCGCTGCCGGAATGTCTTTACAGTTGCCTCGTCGTTGAGCAGGGCTGCAACAATATCTCCGTTGTTGGCGCTTTGCTGCCGCCGTACGACAACCCAATCGCCATCACAGATGGCTGCGTCGATCATGGAATCCCCGGAGACCCTAAGCATGAACAGTTCGCCATGGCCAACCAATTGTCTCGGAAGGGGCATAACGTCCTCGACGACCTGGTCCGCCAGGATGGGGCCGCCGGCAGCGATGCGACCGACGAGGGGAACCATGGCCGTATCCGACGCACCGCCGAGTTCTGAAATGGTGGAACCGTTGATACTTCGGACAGCGTCTAGTTGTTCCACCCCGGCTGTCTGGACACCGCCGTCCTCAATGGACAGCGGAGTCAGCACCTCCATGGCGCGGGGACGCTTGGGGTCACGACGGATGTAACCCATCTTTTCGAGTTGTATCAGCTGGTGGGTCACGCTGGACAGGCTTGCCAGTCCGACTGTGTCACCGATTTCCCTCATAGACGGCGGATAACCATTAGCACTTACAGACGCTTGGATGGTTTCAAGGATTTTCTTTTGGCGCGCAGTCAGGCCCTTGGACTTCCCTGCAGCCCGAGGCGGCTTTGCCTGTCTGCTGTCTGCTGTGGCAGCTGCTTTGGAAACGTTCTTCGACATGGCCCGGACTCCGGTTTCTCCGTCCGGTCCGATTCAGCAGTGCCGCCTGAATTCGAACCGGAAGCTTATTTTGTCAGTGGCAGCTGATGCACTGCATGTACGGCCACCTTTGGTTTTAACGCTAGGGGAGTCGCGGGGAACTTTCAAACATTTGTTCTAGTGAGTCTCGACAATGTTCGATCATAAGTGCTAAAACTGGTGAAGAAGGATTCGAACGTAAATTCGAATTGGATGATCTCGGACATCAGCGTTCGAAGATCGGGAAAGGTGTCAACATGTCTGCACAGCTCGCACCGCAGTTGCCTGCCGTACCGCGCAGCGCGCAACCACTCCAGCTCACTCGCCGCGGCCGTCTGCTGCTGATCGGCCTTCCGCTTATCTTGTCGGCCGCTGCTCTGCTGACGCTGATCGGTTTCTTTACTGCTCCCGCAATGGCCTCCACCAGCAACGGCCTAGGAGCCGGCGAGACCATTACTGTCACGGTCGGCTCCGGGCAGACCTTGTGGGAAGTCGCCAGTGCCGTTGCACCGGAGCGGAATCCACATGATGTGATTGCCGAGATTTCCCAATTGAACAACCTCCCGGGCTCCATCGTGCACGCCGGACAGCAACTCCATGTTCCCATCAGCGGTATCGGCCAGCGGCCGTAATATGAGACCCTCCGGCTGGCCCGATTCCTGCCCCGGGCCGGCCGGAGCTTAAGCTTGATCGGTGAGTGACCAGCTAGAACGACTGAATCGCCTGCCTCTCAGGGAAAACCTCCGAGGCTTGGAACCATACGGCGCCCCCCAGCTGCATGTGCCGGTGCTGCTGAATGTTAACGAGAACACCCATCCACTTCCCGATAGTGTTCACAAAGCTATTGCGGCTGCCGTAGATGCGGCAGCGTTGGGGCTGAACCGTTACCCGGACCGCGAATTTACACAGCTGCGTCAATCGTTAGCTCGTTACCTGGGCCATGGGCTGACGGAAGAAAACATTTGGGCTGCCAACGGTTCGAACGAAGTCCTCCAGCAGATTCTGCAGGCTTTTGGCGGTCCAGGCCGCCGCTTACTCAGCTTCCCCCCTACTTATTCGATGTACCCGTTGCTGGCAAGCGGAACCGACACTGAATACGTAACCGGCGCCCGCTCCGCCGACTTCAGTTTGACGGCCGAGGCAGCCGCGCGGGCAGTCAAGGAATCAGCTGCAAACATCGTCATTCTTTGTTCTCCCAACAATCCGACAGGGACGGCTCTTGGCCTGGATGTTGTAGAAGCTGTGTACGAGGCGGGTGCCGAATACAACACCATGGTCATTGTGGACGAGGCATATGCCGAGTTTGCCCACTCCGGCACCCCCAGCGCTTTGGAATTGCTTCAGGGCAGGGAGCGTCTGATTGTTTCGCGAACCATGAGTAAAGCGTTCGCTTTGGCAGGGGCACGTGTCGGCTATCTGGCCGCTGCACCCGAAGTGACGAATGCCTTGCGCTTGGTCCGCCTGCCGTACCACCTGTCCGCCATCACCCAGGCAACTGCCGTTGCAGCCCTGGATCATGCGGATGCGCTGTTGGCCAATGTCGAAGACATCAAGGGCCAGCGTGACAGGATCGTGTCCGAACTCACGAATATGGGTCTGCGTCCCGCGCCCTCGGATTCGAATTTCGTATTCTTCGGGGGAGTAGGCAATCCGCATGCAGTGTGGCAGGGTTTGCTCGACGCAGGGGTGCTCATCCGTGATGTGGGGATACCGGGCCATCTTCGGGTTACTGCCGGCACTGAGGCGGAGACCACTGCGTTCCTGAACCGCCTGCGTGAGCTTGTCTGAGCGATTTCTCCTAGACTGGTATAAGAGGCGCACGTCTTCGTGGACAGCCAAATCGAATTTCTTCAAAGGACTCCAATGACCGTGGATATTGCCACCGGACGCACCGCGCGCCTTGAACGCACTACAAGTGAATCTTCCGTCCTGGTGGAACTGAACCTCGATGGCACGGGCCAATCCGATATCAGCACGACTGTGCCGTTCTATGACCATATGCTCACGGCGCTGGCTAAGCACTCGCTGATGGATCTGACGGTGAAGGCATCCGGGGATACCCATATCGACGTCCACCACACCGTTGAAGACGTCGCAATCACCCTGGGGGAGGTCCTTAAGAGTGCCCTCGGCAACAAGGCAGGAATCAGGCGGTTCGGCGAGGCCACGGTTCCGCTGGATGAAGCCCTTGCCAACGCTGTGGTAGACATTTCCGGACGCCCTTATCTGGTGCACGACGGGGAACCTGCCGGCCAGGAGTACCACCTGATTGGCGGTCACTTCACGGGTTCGCTGACGCGGCACGTCTTCGAGGCCGTCACCCTGCATGCACAAATTTGCCTGCATATGCGGGTCTTGGGCGGCAGGGACCCGCACCACATTGTTGAGGCGCAGTTCAAGGCTTTTGCGCGGGCGTTGCGTGCTGCTATCGAACCTGACCCGCGGGTGGAAGGTATTCCCTCCACGAAGGGGGCCTTGTGAAATCAGCCCCAAAAATCACCGTCCTCGACTATGGATCCGGCAACGTCCGGTCCGCCGTGCGCGCGCTTGAGCATGTCGGGGCGGAAGTAACGCTGAGTCATGCCTCCGAGGACGTTCTCAATGCGGATGGCCTGCTGGTTCCCGGCGTCGGCGCTTTCGCCGCTGTCATGGAGCAGTTGAAGAAGGTGGATGCGTTGCGCTGGATAGGGCGCCGCGTTGCCGGAGGCAGGCCGGTTCTTGGCATCTGCGTCGGTCTCCAGGTGCTGTTTGAGGAGGGTGTTGAACACGGCGTCAGTACCCCGGGTATGGGGGAGTGGCCAGGAACGGTGGAGCGTCTTGCTGCCGATGTTGTACCGCACATGGGCTGGAACACGGTTGAGCCCCCGGAAGGCAGCCGCCTGTTTGCCGGCATTGAGGATGAGCGCTTCTATTTCGTCCACTCCTATGGAGTGCAGCGCTGGGACTTCGATGTGTCCCAGCCGGCCATGACCCCGCCGCAGGTGACTTGGTCCGAACACGGAGGAAGGTTCATCTCCGCTGTTGAAAACGGCCCGCTTTGCGCCACGCAGTTCCACCCGGAAAAGTCAGGCGATGCCGGAGCGGAGCTGCTGCGGAACTGGCTCCGGACGCTGGGCTAGATATGTGGAGCATCGTGCTCATGGGGGTCGCCGGACTGCTTATTGGCGGCGCCTTATCCTTCCGCAGCCAGAAAGCTCCTAAGGCTATTGTCATTAGCTTCTGGGTCTTAGCCGGAATGTCACTGCTAGCCGCTTACCTGCTCACACTCGGCCCGTCCGAGTAGAACTTTCCAACCAACCCAGAAAGCAGATATACCGAATGACTACTGACAACGCCCCGATTCTGGAACTGTTACCCGCAGTGGACGTTGCCGACGGCCAGGCCGTCCGCCTCGTTCAGGGCGAGGCCGGCAGCGAAACCAGCTACGGCGATCCATTGGACGCTGCAATGGCTTGGCAGAACGACGGCGCTGAGTGGGTCCATCTGGTAGATCTGGACGCAGCCTTCGGCCGCGGTTCGAACTCCGAATTACTCCAGCGCGTCGTCAAGGAACTCTCCATCAAGGTTGAGCTTTCTGGAGGCATCCGAGATGACGCCTCCTTGGAGCGGGCGCTGGAACTCGGGGCAGCCCGGGTGAATCTCGGCACAGCAGCCCTGGAGAATCCTGAGTGGACCGCCCGGGCTATCGATCGATTCGGTGACGCCATCGCCGTCGGGCTTGATGTGCGGGGCACGACGTTGGCAGCGCGCGGGTGGACCAAGGAGGGCGGCGATCTGTGGGAGGTGCTGGCTCGACTGGAGGATGCCGGCTGCGCACGTTATGTTGTTACCGACGTGACCAAAGACGGTACCCTCAAGGGCCCGAACATCGAACTGCTGCAGGAAGTAGCCGCCCGTACGGACAAGCCGGTCGTTGCCTCCGGCGGAATTTCGAGTCTCGATGATCTTGTGGCCCTGCGTGCCTTGGTGCCGCTCGGTGTTGAAGGTGCGATTGTGGGTAAAGCACTCTACGCTGGTGCCTTTACCTTGCCGCAGGCCCTGGATACTGCCGGCCGTCGCTGACCCAAGTGGAAAAGCGAGAGCTTCCCGGACACATAGCGGCGGCGCTGGCAGGCGCCGGCGGAAGCACTGACTCCGCCGGACAGGCCTGGGAAGGACGGGACCTGAGCGGCCAGGGTAATCCACTGCACAATTTCGACCAGGACGACGGCACCGCCGATGCTGCCTACACCGAAGCATTGTCCGCGCTCATCGGCGGCACCGGTGGTGAAGCCGATGTTGTCCGCGCCCTGGCGACGGCGCGGGTCTTTGTGCCGATTGTCGCGCAGTTGGCTGAGGAAGAAGCCGGTGTCCACGGACTGTCTGCCGACAAACAGGCGGACATGGCGCTCGTGACGGTGCAGGCTCCGGATGGTCGACGAGCGTTACCCGTGTTTACCTCCATCGCCGCCCTGGAAGCCTGGCATCCGGAAGCGCGGCCCGTGGCTGTCTACGCTGCACGTGCCGCACTTTCCGCGGTCGCCGAGAAGGCGGAACTGCTTGTTGTTGATCCTGGTGCTGAACTTACTTTCGTTGTCCGCCGGCCCGGCATGTGGGCGCTGGCCAAACAGCAGGAATGGGTGCCGTCTTACGAAGACGAACGGTTGACTGGGATCGTTTCGCAGGCAGTCGCGATGGAGGCCGATATCAGCAGTGTCGGTCTGGCACCTGGTGGTGGAATCGGGGCAAAAACCGCCACCGGCAAGATTGTTGCCGGTGGCGGAGCCGGTCCTGAGCTGCGCCTCGTGCTCAAGGTTCGTGAGGGGCTTGGGCGGACGGAACTGCAGGCCTTGGCCGCACGTTTGCAACGGAGGCTGGGGGGCGACCCGGACTTTATGGAGCGGGTGGACTCCTTGGAGATCAGCTTCACCCGATAATAAAAGCTCGACGCCGGAGCGAGACTCCGGCGTCGAACTTGATATAGGCGGGACGGACTTAGCTGACCGGACCCGTGTACTTTTCGCCCGGGCCCTTGCCCGGTTCGTCCTGAATCGTCGATGCTTCGCGGAATGCCAGCTGCAGGGAACGCAGCCCATCGCGCAACGGACCGGCATGCTGACTGCCAATCTCCGGTGCGGCAGCGGTCACGAAGCCAGCCAAGGCCGTAATCAGTTTCCGCGCCTCGTCCAGATCTTTGAGCTCTTCGGCATCGTCGCCGGCGGCCAAGCCGCACTTGACGGCTGCGGCGCTCATCAGGTGGACGGCGGCGGTGGTGATGACCTCTACCGCCGGAACTTCGGCGATGTCGCGCATCTGGGTCAGGACTTCCTGCTCCTGAGTGCTGGCCCGGGGGCCGGAACCATCGGCGGATTCAAAACTATGGCGGTGGTCTGTTGCGGGGGCAGGATTGTTATCTGGCGTGCTCATACTGGTAAGCTTGTCACAGACCGATTGATTCAAGTTATTTTCGTGCCCAAAAGCACACGGCATTACAGGCCGGCGGAAGCAACCCGAATCAATATGCAAGCGGAGACCTCTCCCACCTGTTGGCATGGATATTCCAGAGCTGCCGGGTTCCTGGTCGGCATGTTCATTTTGGCGGTCCTGTCGGACAGCAGGAATGAACAGGAAGCGCCCGTCATGCGGTGTCGTTTCGCAGCCGACGTTTGAGGCCTTCGATTGCGCGTGCAATGGGAGGCCTTCTTTTATTGCAGGCGGTACTCGTTACCAGAACAACAGGAGCAACACATTAGCGAGCCACGAATCAATGATCGGATCCGCGTCCCTGAGGTGCGGTTGGTAGGACCGGCTGGAGAACAAGTCGGTATTGTCCGTATTGAGGACGCCCTGCGTCTGGCCTCCGAGTCGGATCTGGATCTTGTTGAGGTCGCACCGCAGGCCAAGCCTCCGGTGTGCAAGCTCATGGATTTTGGCAAGTATAAGTACGAAGCTGCAGTCAAGGCCCGTGAAGCGCGCAAGAACCAGACGAATACGGTACTCAAGGAGATCCGTTTCCGACTGAAGATTGACAAGCATGACTACGAAACCAAGCGTGGTCACGCTCTGCGTTTCCTCGGCGCCGGGGACAAGGTCAAGGCCATGATCCAGTTCCGTGGCCGAGAGCAGCAGCGCCCGGAGATGGGCATTCGCCTGCTCCAGAAGTTCGCTGATGATGTTGCCGAGGTCGGTTTGGTCGAATCCAGCCCTCGCATTGACGGCCGCAACATGGTGATGGTTATCGGCCCGCTTAAGAACAAGGCTGAAGCCAAGGCAGAAGCACGTCGGGCAGCCCAGAAAGCCGAAGCAAAGGCAGCCAACGAAGCCAAGAAGGAGCGCGTAGACGTTTCCTCGGATCAGGCTCCGATGACCCAGAGCTTGGGTGATCTGTTGCCCGAAGAGCTGACCAAGGCCGCAGCTGAGCCGACTCCTTCGGAGACACCGGCAGAAGCTGCACCCGTGCAGGAAGCGCCCAAGGAAGAGGCACAGGCTCTCGAAGCCGAGGCTCCGGCGCCGAAGGCTGCCCCGGCTGAGGCCGAGACTCCGGAGTCTAAAGCTGAAGCTCCGGCAGCGAAGGTTGCGCCGGCCGAGGCAGAAGCTCCGGCACCGCAAACTCCGGCACCGCAGGTTGCGGCGGCGCAGTCGGAAGCTCCGGCACCGAAGCCCGCAGCTAAGGCTCCTATGCCGAAGCCCATGGCCAAGCCGAAACCAGCCGCGGCCAAGGCTCCTGCCAAACCCGCAGCACCCAAGCCTTCCGGCCGGAGCAGCTCCAAGAGCTGAACCACGCCGGGTTTCACCTGGTACCGGTTGCAGCTTGCATCCGGTGTCCGGCAGACATGTACACCGCCGGTACCCGAATCGGGTACCGCATGAACCGATGGCCGTATGGCCGGAGGAAGACGTAAGGAGAACGGCAGCTATGCCGAAGCAGAAGACCCACAGTGGCGCCAAGAAGCGCTTCAAGCTCACCGGTACGGGCAAGCTCAAGCGGCAGCAGGCTAACCGCCGTCACTACCTGGAGCACAAGGCTTCCACTCTCACGCGCCGTTTGGCCAGCGACAAGATCGTGGCTCCGGCTGATGTGAAGAACATCAAGAAGATGCTGGGCATCTAGCTCTTCCTTCTGATTCACGGTGGGACCATCCGGTCCGCCACATCTTTTCAACTAGCTCCCAAGCCTGAGGGACATTCAACTTAGGCTTCTGGGTATCAACACTTAAGGAGTACGCACGTGGCACGTGTGAAGCGGGCGGT belongs to Arthrobacter crystallopoietes and includes:
- the rpmI gene encoding 50S ribosomal protein L35 is translated as MPKQKTHSGAKKRFKLTGTGKLKRQQANRRHYLEHKASTLTRRLASDKIVAPADVKNIKKMLGI
- the lexA gene encoding transcriptional repressor LexA — protein: MSKNVSKAAATADSRQAKPPRAAGKSKGLTARQKKILETIQASVSANGYPPSMREIGDTVGLASLSSVTHQLIQLEKMGYIRRDPKRPRAMEVLTPLSIEDGGVQTAGVEQLDAVRSINGSTISELGGASDTAMVPLVGRIAAGGPILADQVVEDVMPLPRQLVGHGELFMLRVSGDSMIDAAICDGDWVVVRRQQSANNGDIVAALLNDEATVKTFRQRDGHTWLLPQNTQYEPILGDHATVMGKVVSVMRTL
- the priA gene encoding bifunctional 1-(5-phosphoribosyl)-5-((5-phosphoribosylamino)methylideneamino)imidazole-4-carboxamide isomerase/phosphoribosylanthranilate isomerase PriA, with product MTTDNAPILELLPAVDVADGQAVRLVQGEAGSETSYGDPLDAAMAWQNDGAEWVHLVDLDAAFGRGSNSELLQRVVKELSIKVELSGGIRDDASLERALELGAARVNLGTAALENPEWTARAIDRFGDAIAVGLDVRGTTLAARGWTKEGGDLWEVLARLEDAGCARYVVTDVTKDGTLKGPNIELLQEVAARTDKPVVASGGISSLDDLVALRALVPLGVEGAIVGKALYAGAFTLPQALDTAGRR
- the infC gene encoding translation initiation factor IF-3, with the protein product MRLVGPAGEQVGIVRIEDALRLASESDLDLVEVAPQAKPPVCKLMDFGKYKYEAAVKAREARKNQTNTVLKEIRFRLKIDKHDYETKRGHALRFLGAGDKVKAMIQFRGREQQRPEMGIRLLQKFADDVAEVGLVESSPRIDGRNMVMVIGPLKNKAEAKAEARRAAQKAEAKAANEAKKERVDVSSDQAPMTQSLGDLLPEELTKAAAEPTPSETPAEAAPVQEAPKEEAQALEAEAPAPKAAPAEAETPESKAEAPAAKVAPAEAEAPAPQTPAPQVAAAQSEAPAPKPAAKAPMPKPMAKPKPAAAKAPAKPAAPKPSGRSSSKS
- a CDS encoding DUF1844 domain-containing protein; the encoded protein is MSTPDNNPAPATDHRHSFESADGSGPRASTQEQEVLTQMRDIAEVPAVEVITTAAVHLMSAAAVKCGLAAGDDAEELKDLDEARKLITALAGFVTAAAPEIGSQHAGPLRDGLRSLQLAFREASTIQDEPGKGPGEKYTGPVS
- a CDS encoding histidinol-phosphate transaminase, whose translation is MSDQLERLNRLPLRENLRGLEPYGAPQLHVPVLLNVNENTHPLPDSVHKAIAAAVDAAALGLNRYPDREFTQLRQSLARYLGHGLTEENIWAANGSNEVLQQILQAFGGPGRRLLSFPPTYSMYPLLASGTDTEYVTGARSADFSLTAEAAARAVKESAANIVILCSPNNPTGTALGLDVVEAVYEAGAEYNTMVIVDEAYAEFAHSGTPSALELLQGRERLIVSRTMSKAFALAGARVGYLAAAPEVTNALRLVRLPYHLSAITQATAVAALDHADALLANVEDIKGQRDRIVSELTNMGLRPAPSDSNFVFFGGVGNPHAVWQGLLDAGVLIRDVGIPGHLRVTAGTEAETTAFLNRLRELV
- a CDS encoding SseB family protein, with amino-acid sequence MEKRELPGHIAAALAGAGGSTDSAGQAWEGRDLSGQGNPLHNFDQDDGTADAAYTEALSALIGGTGGEADVVRALATARVFVPIVAQLAEEEAGVHGLSADKQADMALVTVQAPDGRRALPVFTSIAALEAWHPEARPVAVYAARAALSAVAEKAELLVVDPGAELTFVVRRPGMWALAKQQEWVPSYEDERLTGIVSQAVAMEADISSVGLAPGGGIGAKTATGKIVAGGGAGPELRLVLKVREGLGRTELQALAARLQRRLGGDPDFMERVDSLEISFTR
- a CDS encoding ATP-dependent DNA helicase, producing the protein MVEASLTEKEALRLLDVAVRAMGGQNRAGQHEMADRVAEAFSKQEHLLVQAGTGTGKSLAYLIPLIVHALESEKPAVVSTATLALQSQIVKRDLPRLLETISDELPRTVDVALLKGRNNYLCRHKLAGGFPDEDAPDALFTLGEDAVQHPAPATGGPASGLGKEVVRLREWADETDTGDRDEIVPGVSDRAWRQVSVSSMECLGAQKCPMATECFSEQARTRAGEADVVITNHALLAINAFEGLSVLPEYDVVVIDEAHELQDRVTSAVAGQLSVAMVHTAASMARKHTAASVESINSAAKSLEAALAATTTGLMASGLRDDHEMALTQLREACRVALSDSKSDTSNSADGGRQMARSRLTVVLEVCDRILSAAQAREVVWITRPSNFASGTDFAAEDDTQPATVNVAPLSVASRLREGLFDGHTVVLTSATLAIGNAFDAVAGSLGLMGAGAPAYSSADVGSPFDYPKQGVLYVASHLPKPERGTSTEQLDELEALLKASGGGALCLFSSRRAAEEAAAEMRRRISNEILCQGESSIAALVKQFAAEPDTCLFGTMTLWQGVDVPGDACRLVVIDRIPFPRPDDPLMTARTRSVAQAGGNGFMAISATHAAVRLAQGAGRLIRAAGDRGMVAVLDSRLANARYGGFLRSALPPFWSTKDRSVALQILERLSARQPG
- the hisH gene encoding imidazole glycerol phosphate synthase subunit HisH; translated protein: MKSAPKITVLDYGSGNVRSAVRALEHVGAEVTLSHASEDVLNADGLLVPGVGAFAAVMEQLKKVDALRWIGRRVAGGRPVLGICVGLQVLFEEGVEHGVSTPGMGEWPGTVERLAADVVPHMGWNTVEPPEGSRLFAGIEDERFYFVHSYGVQRWDFDVSQPAMTPPQVTWSEHGGRFISAVENGPLCATQFHPEKSGDAGAELLRNWLRTLG
- a CDS encoding LysM peptidoglycan-binding domain-containing protein, giving the protein MSAQLAPQLPAVPRSAQPLQLTRRGRLLLIGLPLILSAAALLTLIGFFTAPAMASTSNGLGAGETITVTVGSGQTLWEVASAVAPERNPHDVIAEISQLNNLPGSIVHAGQQLHVPISGIGQRP
- the hisB gene encoding imidazoleglycerol-phosphate dehydratase HisB, with product MTVDIATGRTARLERTTSESSVLVELNLDGTGQSDISTTVPFYDHMLTALAKHSLMDLTVKASGDTHIDVHHTVEDVAITLGEVLKSALGNKAGIRRFGEATVPLDEALANAVVDISGRPYLVHDGEPAGQEYHLIGGHFTGSLTRHVFEAVTLHAQICLHMRVLGGRDPHHIVEAQFKAFARALRAAIEPDPRVEGIPSTKGAL